In Nematostella vectensis chromosome 2, jaNemVect1.1, whole genome shotgun sequence, one genomic interval encodes:
- the LOC116620840 gene encoding uncharacterized protein LOC116620840 isoform X1: MMQLEFLVLFAVLLSAVDITRARPKCVASKNEEYSSCSCTMSDGSGTINLAPLQNDSVVPRFTTVDNITHWQYSYNPCTPFDMFVGQNNSGLGYKPCKHAAMARWTTQSTHQCFSLGPPESAVWEYEPLDQPQKMLRSNLTLTFTFVNDTLTKNQGVISLVCNKNMTRNETEFKYIGLKYDMHSIYYFSLESKCSCAGECGEAPTPPTTAGNSSLSTTANNSTFLSTSAPPGTTEGLIIGLSVAAGVLLLIAIIAIAVCCSRRGYASV; this comes from the exons ATGATGCAACTTGAGTTTTTGGTTCTGTTCGCAGTACTTTTGAGCGCTGTAGACATTACGCGCGCTCGCCCGAAATGCGTTGCTTCCAAGAACGAAGAATACAGTAGTTGCTCTTGTACCATGAGCGATGGAAGTGGCACCATCAACTTGGCTCCCCTACAGAACGACTCGGTTGTTCCTCG ATTCACTACCGTAGATAACATCACTCATTGGCAATATTCTTACAACCCCTGCACTCCGTTTGACATGTTTGTCGGACAAAACAACTCTGGCCTCGGATACAAACCCTGCAAGCACGCTGCT ATGGCTCGCTGGACGACTCAATCCACACATCAGTGTTTTAGTCTGGGTCCTCCCGAGAGTGCGGTCTGGGAGTATGAACCCCTGGATCAACCGCAGAAGATGCTCAGATCGAATCTCACCCTCACGTTCACCTTTGT GAACGACACTCTGACGAAGAACCAGGGGGTGATCTCACTTGTGTGCAACAAAAACATGACTAGGAATGAAACGGAGTTCAAGTACATCGGCCTTAAGTACGATATGCACTCTATTTAC TATTTTTCTCTGGAAAGCAAGTGCTCGTGTGCGGGGGAATGTGGTGAGGCCCCGACCCCGCCCACCACGGCAGGTAATAGCTCCTTGTCAACTACAGCAAATAATAGCACCTTCTTGTCAACCTCAG CGCCTCCTGGCACCACCGAAGGTCTGATCATCGGCTTGTCAGTGGCTGCGGGTGTACTACTGCTCATCGCCATTATCGCCATCGCCGTGTGCTGCAGCAGAAGAGGCTACGCGAGTGTCTAG
- the LOC116620840 gene encoding uncharacterized protein LOC116620840 isoform X2 yields MMQLEFLVLFAVLLSAVDITRARPKCVASKNEEYSSCSCTMSDGSGTINLAPLQNDSVVPRFTTVDNITHWQYSYNPCTPFDMFVGQNNSGLGYKPCKHAAMARWTTQSTHQCFSLGPPESAVWEYEPLDQPQKMLRSNLTLTFTFVNDTLTKNQGVISLVCNKNMTRNETEFKYIGLKYDMHSIYYFSLESKCSCAGECGEAPTPPTTAAPPGTTEGLIIGLSVAAGVLLLIAIIAIAVCCSRRGYASV; encoded by the exons ATGATGCAACTTGAGTTTTTGGTTCTGTTCGCAGTACTTTTGAGCGCTGTAGACATTACGCGCGCTCGCCCGAAATGCGTTGCTTCCAAGAACGAAGAATACAGTAGTTGCTCTTGTACCATGAGCGATGGAAGTGGCACCATCAACTTGGCTCCCCTACAGAACGACTCGGTTGTTCCTCG ATTCACTACCGTAGATAACATCACTCATTGGCAATATTCTTACAACCCCTGCACTCCGTTTGACATGTTTGTCGGACAAAACAACTCTGGCCTCGGATACAAACCCTGCAAGCACGCTGCT ATGGCTCGCTGGACGACTCAATCCACACATCAGTGTTTTAGTCTGGGTCCTCCCGAGAGTGCGGTCTGGGAGTATGAACCCCTGGATCAACCGCAGAAGATGCTCAGATCGAATCTCACCCTCACGTTCACCTTTGT GAACGACACTCTGACGAAGAACCAGGGGGTGATCTCACTTGTGTGCAACAAAAACATGACTAGGAATGAAACGGAGTTCAAGTACATCGGCCTTAAGTACGATATGCACTCTATTTAC TATTTTTCTCTGGAAAGCAAGTGCTCGTGTGCGGGGGAATGTGGTGAGGCCCCGACCCCGCCCACCACGGCAG CGCCTCCTGGCACCACCGAAGGTCTGATCATCGGCTTGTCAGTGGCTGCGGGTGTACTACTGCTCATCGCCATTATCGCCATCGCCGTGTGCTGCAGCAGAAGAGGCTACGCGAGTGTCTAG